One Pelodiscus sinensis isolate JC-2024 chromosome 9, ASM4963464v1, whole genome shotgun sequence genomic window, GTGACTGTACCCCCTGCTCAACAAATAACAAATGGAGGTGCCTGTTTGCACAGACCTGAACTGCCACACAGTTCTCTAGCTGGTCCATTCTAGCCTTTTCTGCTTTGCATTCTCCTAGTGTCCTGCCTGCCCATTCTCACCATTAGCTACTCCTTCTAATCCAGACtggttattattatttattattaattttttattttattttattttagttattAATAGGAAATCTCTATTTGATGGGCAGTAAACTATTCTGTAATAGCGATAATCTGGGAATCCAAATTAAATTTACAGTTCCAGGTATCAGTGGATAAAAGTTAATGCAAAAAATAAGCCTTGCGAACCAATTTGTGTATAAACTGGTTTCCAGATAATTacctttttattttcattaactGAAAAATATGAGATTCTATTTGTTTTCCAAAATAAGCATTTTAAATAATATAAATATCTCTCTGAAAAATAAATCAAACTATTGAACCACTTCTTTTCATTCCGAATTTTATATAGTAGTTGAAACATCAACATTGCTAAGATGTAAATTGATGGTACCTAAAGAAAAAGACCTGATAACAAggacctgattttaaaaaaggactgaaatgtattgcttttttttttagctcATTTGAATGAATAGGAAATGAGATGCTTTGCTacgtagaatactagaactggaagggacctcaagaggtcatcgagtccagtcccctgccctcatggcaggaccaagcactgtctagaataGATCATCTctaatagatgtctgtccaacctgctcttaaatatctctggtgatggagattccacaacctccctaggcaatttattccagtgtttaaccaccctgactgttaggaagtttttcctaatgtccaacctaaacctcccttgctgcaatttaagcccattgcttcttgtcctatcatcagaggccaaggagaacaatttttctccctcctccttgtgacagacacccttttagatacttgaaaacagctatcatgtctcctctcagtcttctctttcctaaactaaacaagcccaattcttttagtcttgcctcataggtcatgttttctagacctttaataaattttgttcttctctgaaccttctccagtttctccacatctttcttgaaatgtggtgcccagaactggacagcatactccaattgaggcctaatcaacacagagcagaatgacttcttatgtcttgctcacagcatttctgttaatgcattccagaagcatgattgggttttttttgcaacagtgtcatactgttgagtcatgtttaacttgtgattcgttatgacctctagatccctttctgcagtattccttcctagatagtcgcttccgattctatatgtgtgaaactgattgttccttcctaagtggggtactttgtatttgtccttattaaacttcatcatatttacctcagaccatttctccagtttgtccagatcattttgaattttgacttaTCCtgcaaagcagtggttcccaaccttttttatgccggGCACTGGCAAAAAGATTCACAAATTCTTGGTGGACCGgtgacattttatttgcatatttgcctattcattatttgtatatgAATATGCAAGTATGGAAATAAAATGTTGGTGGTCTGCCTAGCCCCTTTCTCAGAGTGCTTAATATCCTTTGACCCCCACTCCCACAACCTATTCCCTTTGACCcttttaacctctgacccctacagcccatgccaacaccatGACCCCCACTCCCACAATCTATTCCCTTTGACCcttttaacctctgacccctacagcccatgccaacaccatCACCAATcacccctttttctccccccaccccaccgcacTCTCCAGAGTGAGGCTGCCCCTTGTAGGGAGCGTGGCTGTTACTGCCATGTAGGCAGGGACAGTGGCCCTCCTTTGTGCCCACTCCTACCCCAAGAGCATCTTGCAAACccatgggtgggtgggggagcgcgGAGCCCGGGCCATCCACCATtaaggatggggggaggagagagatgccTTCTGCTCCGCCTcattctgctgctgcctcagccccagcactaCTGCCAGCAAAAATGGCTGTGggcgccgggggggaggagagggcgccTACTGCTCTGTCTCCTGTTGCTGCTACTAGCAAAAGCAGCTGCATGGACAGAAGGAGAGGCAGTTGGTGGTgtgcctgcctccctccttctttgcaccccctccctctccacacgTGTCTTCCCTAAAcacggaggggagaggagggagggaggcgcctCCTCCTGCCACCTGAGCCCGCATGGCTGCCGGAGCTGAGCTGCCAGGAACAGCCGGCTTGAGCTCCAACAGCCACCGCAGTCTGGCAGCTACTGGTTCATGGCTCGGCAGTGGGCCACAGCCtggaggttgggaaccactgcttcgaagcacttgcaacccctcccagtttggtatcatctgcaaacttaataatcgtactctctatgccaatatctaaatcatcgatgaagatattgaacagaatctgtcccaaaacagacccctgcagaaccccacttgttacgcccttccagcatgattgtgaatcgttaactactctctgagaatggtaatccagccaattatgtacccaccgtatagtagccccatctaggttgtatttccctagtttattcataagaaggtcatgtgagaccatgtcaaatgcctcactaaagtctaggtataataTGTCACTGCTTCTCTCTTAGGGtgggtctgcacagcagggcttaactcaaaataagctacgcaaattgagctacgtcaattgcgtggtttatttcaaaattgggagcatctacaccgcacttattttaaaaatagagcactcttcatctgacttcccttactccttgtacaatgagggttacaggagttggaataaaaagtgctccagcttgacactattttgacattattttgaaataactgcttgctgtgtagacgcagactaaattatttcaaaataatgctagtcatttagaaataatgttgctgtgtagatgtacccttatccacaaggcttgatatgctatcaaagaaagctatcagattggtctgacgtgatttgttctttacaaatccatgctggctgttacctatacCTTactttcttccagatgtttgcagatgaattccttaattacttgttccagtATCTTCCCTGGTGCACAAGTTAAactggctggtctgtagttttctgggttgttcttatttctctttttatagatgggcactattatttgcccttttccagtcttctggaatctctcctgactgccatgatttttcaaagatgatatctaaaggctcagatacctcatcagctccttgagtattctaggatgcatttcatcaggccctggtgacttgaagacatctgacttttctaagtaatttttaccttgttcttttttaattttaacttctaaacctaccccatttccactagcattcattgTTAGGCGtcccatcaccatcaaacttcttggtgaaaactgaaacaaagacatcatTAAGCATTTCtgtcatttccaggtttcctgttattgtttctccctcttcactgagcagtgggccaaCCCTATCCGTGGTCTTCCTATTGCTTCTAATAGTAGAATGTCTTCTCGTTAGCCTTTACGTGTCTCgctagatttagctcattttgtgcctttgcctttctaatcttgcccctgcatacctgtgtggtttgcttatattcatcctttgtaatttgatccAGTTTCTACCTTTTCTACAACTCCTTTGTGATTATCCCATTATTATCAGAGCTCTAAAAAGTACTATATTGGGCAGAGGGGTTAGcagattttctattttttctgttttaaaatatatttttaattgacATAAATACATTGTCACATGTTCAGAGTGCACCTTTCATACACTTTTGCAGAAACTGATTTTTGCAAGATATATTCTGTGTTCTCTTCAGGTTTTTAAAATATACCAACAACAACACTCTGTGGTTCAGGTATTTATATCATACAGTGTAGACCTTTATTTCTTGTTGTGTTATGTAatagttttctctctctctctctctctctctctctctctctctctctctctctctctctctctctctctctctctctctctctctctctctctctctctctctctctctctctctatgtatatatatatatatatatataatttgatGGTAAGTAaatttttttggttgtttttattATTCTAAAGACACCTGATTATTGTATATACACTCTTGAAAGGATCCTGACTTACTTGCTTCCATTTAAGGGGTGGTGTACAATAGCGTGCAATTCAACACAATAGAAAGATCAGTAGAAAACATTTTTAGGTTTTATGTCGTATGATGATATGCTGTTGAGTAGAAAAAAATCATAGCTAGTCTGTCAACAACAAATGATAGTAacttacattttgttttgtttgttttgtttcaggaATGTTTACCCTTGCAGAAGTTGCATCGCTTAATGACATTCAGCCAACTTATCGCATCCTGAAACCATGGTGGGATGTATTTATGGATTATCTTGCTGTTGTTATGCTGATGGTTGCTATCTTTGCTGGAACCATGCAGCTAACCAAAGATCAGGTGGTCTGCTTGCCAGTGTTGCAGTCTGCTGTAAATTCAGGCATACAACCCAGTACATCAGGAAATGCTAATGATATACCAGGATCTGAAGCAACCACTGATCAAGATAAAGGAATGAAAATGAGAACAGTTTCCTTTGAAAATGCACCTACCATAACACCAGACACACCACTGAGCAGATCTACCTATTCTCAGTTGCAATCTACTGAATCAAATCAGGAACTGAAGAATGAGAAAAAGGATTCTTTAGGCCGAAAAACCAATTTGGATTATCAGCAATATGTATTTATTAACCAGATGTGTTATCATTTGGCTCTTCCTTGGTATTCAAAGTATTTTCCCTATCTTGCTCTCATACATACCATTATTTTAATGGTTAGTAGCAATTTTTGGTTTAAATATCCCAAAACTTGCTCAAAAATTGAACATTTTGTATCTATATTAGGAAAATGTTTTGAATCCCCTTGGACTACGAAAGCACTATCTGAAACAGCATGTGAGGACTCTGAGGAAAACAAACAGAGACTAACTGGTACCCAATCCCTTCCAAAGCACGTTTCCACTAGCAGTGACGAAGGAAGCCCAAGTGCTAGTACTCCTATGATTACTAAGTCTGGCTTTAAGTTTTCAGCTGAAAAGCCAGTTATTGAGGTTCCCAGCATGACTATTTTAGATAAAAAAGATGGAGAACAAGCCAAAGCCCTGTTTGAAAAAGTTAGAAAATTCCGTGCCCATGTGGAAGACAGTGACTTGATTTATAAACTCTATGTCGTCCAGACAGTCATCAAGACTGTCAAGTTCATATTTATTCTTTGCTACACGGCTAACTTTGTAAATGAGATTCGTTTTAAGCACACCTGCACTCCAGAAGTGGAGCATTTGATTGGCTATAAGAAATTTGAGTGCACACACAATATGGCTTATATGTTGAAAAAGTTGCTTATCAGCTACATTTCTCTCATTTGCGTGTATGGTTTTGTCTGTCTGTACACACTCTTCTGGTTGTTTAGAATACCCTTAAAAGAATATTCCTTTGAGAAGGTCAGAGAAGAGAGCAGCTTCAGTGATATTCCTGATGTCAAAAACGATTTTGCATTTCTTTTGCACATGGTAGATCAATACGACCAGTTGTACTCCAAACGCTTTGGTGTCTTCTTGTCAGAGGTAAGTGAAAACAAGCTGCGTGAAATTAGTTTAAACCATGAGTGGACATTTGAAAAGCTTCGGCAGCATGTCTCCCGCAATGCACAGGATAAACAAGAGCTTCATCTCTTCATGCTGTCAGGGGTCCCTGATGCAGTGTTTGACCTGACTGACCTGGATGTGCTGAAACTTGAGCTGATTCCTGAAGCAAAAATCCCAGCTAAAATCTCCCAGATGACCAACCTTCAAGAGCTTCATCTCTGCCACTGTCCTGCTAAGGTTGAGCAGACTGCTTTCAGCTTCCTCCGTGACAACTTGAGATGCCTTCATGTGAAATTCACAGATGTTGCAGAAATTCCTGCTTGGGTGTATTTGCTCAAAAATCTCCGTGAGTTATATTTGATAGGCAACTTGAATTCTGAAAACAATAAAATGATAGGGCTTGAATCTCTCAGAGAGTTAAGACACCTTAAAATTCTCCATGTGAAGAGCAATTTGACCAAAGTCCCCTCCAATATCACAGATGTGGCACCACATCTAACAAAACTGGTAATTCACAATGATGGCACCAAGCTTGTGGTACTGAACAGCCTTAAGAAAATGATGAATGTAGCTGAATTAGAACTACAGAACTGTGAACTGGAAAGAATTCCACATGCCATTTTCAGTCTAACTAATTTGCAGGATCTGGATTTAAAATCAAATAGCATACGCACAATTGAAGAAGTCATCAGCTTCCAGCATTTAAAAAGACTTACTTGCTTAAAGTTATGGCACAATAAAATAGTCAACATTCCTCCCTCCATTTCCCATGTAAAGAACTTGGAGTCACTTTATCTCTCCAATAACAAACTCGAATCCTTGCCAGTAGCAGTGTTCAGTTTACAGAAACTCAGATGCTTAGATGTAAACTATAACTCAATTGCGGTGATTCCAGTGGAAATCGGATTGCTTCAAAATCTGCAGCATTTGTATATCACAGGAAACAAAGTGGATATTTTGCCAAAACAGTTGTTTAAGTGTGTGAAATTAAGGACTTTGAGTCTGGGGCAAAACTGTATTACCTCGATCCCAGATAAAATTGGTCAGCTCTTGCAGCTAACTCACTTAGAACTGAAAGGAAACTGCTTAGATCGGCTACCAGCTACACTAGGGCAATGTCGGCTTCTCAGGAAAAGCGGCCTTGTTGTGGAAGATCACCTCTTTGACACATTGCCTTCAGAAGTTAAAGAAGTATTGAATCAAGACATTACCTTTGCTAATGGGATTTAAACACAGGTGTAATTCTCAAGTAGCTGACTTCCAAGCAGCAAATGCTAATGTACAAGTTACTACAAGATCATGAATTTTAGAAATACAAGAATCTTTGTAAGAAAGAGCTAGCAGGATGATAGGTGATGTAACTGAGTGTTCAGTGTTTGTAGCATTTTAAATGATttcaatttttttgaaagagaaagtccTTAAtctcaattatttttcttttaaattgtttGTAACATGAATGCTGCCGCTTTTGAATGTTTACAAATTGCTTGCCTGCTTAAAGTAAATGATTGATTAAATTGATGACATTTTTCTTACTATATAACCTATTTTTAATGTCTGGACTTTATATTTTTTCCCAAATACTACTAAAGTGCTGCTTCTTTGTCCACAGTGCAATTTCTGTTGAGAAGTAAAGACCTTTCCCCATTCCAGAACTGATTTGTGTTGCCCGAGTGTGGTCCCAGACACTGCTAATCGGAGTGTTGATAAGATGGCCAAATGTAATTGGATTGGCCCTAGggtcaggtcattttgaattgctTTGCAGGGTGATGATGGAAAGTCTTCAGATAAGTTATTTTACTACTGCTGCTTTACTCCCCTACAGCGCTTTCCATCTAGGAATCTCACAGTGCTCCatagcagcggttcccaaccgccGGCCCAACAGCAGACCTCTAGCTCCCGGGCCATGGTGGCTCTGGGGGGCCAGGACTGAAGGAACACTGCTCTCACCGTGGCTCTTGGAAGAGGCGTGTCCTGCTCTgactctcagccaaccagtgctgggcagggtcTCTTCCCGGCTGCAGAAGAGTGCTTCCCCCCCAAGGCCTTCTTACAGTTCAGGGAAGTCCTCTTCTGCAGCTGGGAGGAgataaataaattgagaaaaaacTGTCAGCAGAGTGTATTATTATCCAATTGACTTTGAATTGACTGAATCACTGCAGAAGTGTAAATTTAATCTGCAGAATCACCTACTGCAAAACGTGTTCACTTCAGTGCCATCTCTATGTAAATAATTACTGTGCTGGGAGAGCTGAATACAAATTAGTCTCATGTAATGATTAAATCAGTTCTCTGCTGGTGACTTGCTAGATGCTGAACTGTGCTACAGCTCAGCTAAAATCCAAGGACCTGATTCTTCAGATGCACCAATGATGGTGGAACTCCACTGACTTGAGTAGAGCTAGTCCTGATTCATGTCACTGTAaacaaggctatgtctgcacttgaGACTTTCTGCTGCTTTTGCATATCTGTGTTAAGTGATCTGCAACAAGTGTTGCATGAGCTGTTAGGACTCAGGACATTACCTAATTGATGAAGGTAGTTTTGTGTTATATCATTGCTGCCATCCAGGACagtagtattttgaaataagcattcagAATTCTGGTCAGGTACCCCATGATGCATTGCTCTGATTCTGTGCACAGTGCTTTCAGGGTGTTCCTTTTCTAACACAAGATACCAAGTGCCTTTAAACATTTCCCAGCATGCCCCCTGCCACAGAGGAGTTCTATCCTTGACAGgcagccacttcctcctcctcacctTCAAGACTATTCCTCCAGCTCCAGATGAAGAGTTCAGTTTCAAGTCTCTCTTTTTCAGAAAggctctttttcttcttcttcaagtgatgttcccatgggtgctccattgttggtgttgggcttgtcctgcaccgcagatcggagattttttttttctagcagtgTCTAGTTGCGCTGTGCATGCGTGAGAGCGGTGCGTGCCGTTTGTGCCTTTGGCATTCACACATATGGCCTGACTCGCTTCAGTCCTTTGTTGACCATCCTCGGTCACAGATGGAGCTGTAATCCTCTCCTCCTCTTCAGTTCTCTGTAGATAgaaattatagactcatagactttaaggtcagagggaccattatgatcatctagtctgaccccctgcacagtgcaggccacagaatctcacccacccctcttagaataatcctctcacctatatctcagatattgaagccttcaaatactttgaagaccacaagatgcagagaatcctccagctgtgatctgtaccccatgctacagaggaaggcgaaaaacctccagggtctctgccaatctaccctggaggaaaattccttcccgaccccaaatatggcgatcagctaaaccctgagcatgtgggcaagattcaccagccagacaccctgaaagttctctatagtaactcctatcatccctccattgacctatttcccactgataatgaatggtcaattagttaccaagatcatgttatctcatcaaaccatccccttcataaacccatctagtttaatcttgaaaccagatagctcttttgcccccactacttcccttggaaggccgttccagaacttcactcctctaatggttagaaaccttcgtctaatgtcaagtctaaacttcctactaaccagcttatatccatttgttcttgtgtccacattggtattaaacttaaataattcctctccctccctggtatttatccctctaatatatttaaagagtgcgatcatgtcccccctcagccttcttttggttaaggtaaacaagccaagctccttgagtctccttttataagacaggttttccattcctcggatcatcctagtggcccttctttgtacctgttccagtttgaattcatccttcttaaacatgggggaccagaactgcacagtattccaaatggggtctcaccaatgccttgtataatggcactaacacctccttatctctactggaaatacgtcgcctaatacatcccaagaccgtattagcctttttcatggccatgtcacaatggcggctcatagtcatcctataatcaaccaggactccaaggtccttcgcCTCCTcggttacttccaactgatgtgtccccagtttataactaaaattcttgttattaatccctaaatgcataaccttacacttctcactattaaatttcatcctattgctatcactccaatttacaagatcatccagatcttcctgtgtgatatcccgatccttttctgaattggcaatagctcccaactttgtgtcatctgcaaattttatcagaacacttccacttttggtgtcaaggtcagagataaaaagattaaataaaattggccccaaaactgatccctgaggaactccgctagtaaccttcctccaacctgacagttcacctttcagtataacccactgtagtctcccctttaaccagttgcttatccacctctcaactttcatattaatccctatcttttccaatttaaccaataattccccatgtgatactgtatcaaatgccttacagtcgaggtagattagatccactgcatttcctttatctaaaaaatctgttactttctcaaaaaaggaaatcaggttggtttggcacgatctaccttttgtaaaaccatgttgtaatttgtcccaattgccattagcctcaatgtctctaactactttctccttcaaaattttttccaggatcttacatactacagatgtcaaattaacaggcctatagttacccgggtcgctttttttccctttcttaaaaatcggaactatattagcaattctccagtcaaatggtacaacccctgagtttagagatttattaaaaatttttgctaatggacttgtaagttcatgtgccagttcctttaatattcttggatgaagattatctgggccccccaatttactcccattaagctgttcaagtttggcttttacctcggatatccttagtcccatttgttatgttaccattatccctaagctcttcattagcctcattaaagactgaagcaaagtatttgtttagatattgggccattcctagattatccttaacctccactccatccttagtaattagcggtcctacttcttctttttttctttttttcctatttatatgactataaaaccttttactattggttttaattcccttggcaaggtccaactctacctgacttttagcctttctcactttgtccctacatgctctaacctcaataaggtagctttctttactg contains:
- the LRRC8D gene encoding volume-regulated anion channel subunit LRRC8D, with the protein product MFTLAEVASLNDIQPTYRILKPWWDVFMDYLAVVMLMVAIFAGTMQLTKDQVVCLPVLQSAVNSGIQPSTSGNANDIPGSEATTDQDKGMKMRTVSFENAPTITPDTPLSRSTYSQLQSTESNQELKNEKKDSLGRKTNLDYQQYVFINQMCYHLALPWYSKYFPYLALIHTIILMVSSNFWFKYPKTCSKIEHFVSILGKCFESPWTTKALSETACEDSEENKQRLTGTQSLPKHVSTSSDEGSPSASTPMITKSGFKFSAEKPVIEVPSMTILDKKDGEQAKALFEKVRKFRAHVEDSDLIYKLYVVQTVIKTVKFIFILCYTANFVNEIRFKHTCTPEVEHLIGYKKFECTHNMAYMLKKLLISYISLICVYGFVCLYTLFWLFRIPLKEYSFEKVREESSFSDIPDVKNDFAFLLHMVDQYDQLYSKRFGVFLSEVSENKLREISLNHEWTFEKLRQHVSRNAQDKQELHLFMLSGVPDAVFDLTDLDVLKLELIPEAKIPAKISQMTNLQELHLCHCPAKVEQTAFSFLRDNLRCLHVKFTDVAEIPAWVYLLKNLRELYLIGNLNSENNKMIGLESLRELRHLKILHVKSNLTKVPSNITDVAPHLTKLVIHNDGTKLVVLNSLKKMMNVAELELQNCELERIPHAIFSLTNLQDLDLKSNSIRTIEEVISFQHLKRLTCLKLWHNKIVNIPPSISHVKNLESLYLSNNKLESLPVAVFSLQKLRCLDVNYNSIAVIPVEIGLLQNLQHLYITGNKVDILPKQLFKCVKLRTLSLGQNCITSIPDKIGQLLQLTHLELKGNCLDRLPATLGQCRLLRKSGLVVEDHLFDTLPSEVKEVLNQDITFANGI